One segment of Geomonas ferrireducens DNA contains the following:
- the thyX gene encoding FAD-dependent thymidylate synthase: MHIVNPEFVIEDNVDGMEMLRNIEKYGRTCYKSEDKVSDNSALSFVEMILKRGHESVLEHEKVTVRIICDRGVTHEIVRHRIASYSQESTRYCNYSKDKFGNEISVVSPCFFGEQSADRKYRVWKQAMENAEKSYFELLSLGASPQEARSVLPNSLKTEIVMTMNLREWRHFFRLRTSTLAHPQMREVAEPLLKEFRKRIPIIFDGL, from the coding sequence ATGCATATTGTAAACCCTGAATTTGTAATAGAGGATAATGTTGACGGTATGGAAATGCTCCGTAATATCGAAAAATATGGACGAACCTGTTATAAGAGCGAAGACAAAGTTTCTGACAATTCTGCCCTTTCCTTTGTTGAAATGATACTGAAGCGAGGACACGAATCCGTACTGGAGCATGAAAAGGTCACCGTAAGGATCATCTGCGACAGAGGTGTAACCCATGAGATCGTAAGGCACCGTATTGCTAGCTACAGCCAGGAGAGCACCCGATATTGTAACTATAGTAAGGATAAGTTTGGCAATGAGATTAGTGTTGTTTCACCCTGTTTTTTTGGAGAACAGAGTGCAGACCGCAAATACCGTGTATGGAAGCAAGCGATGGAAAATGCTGAGAAGTCCTATTTTGAGCTATTGAGCCTCGGTGCTTCTCCCCAGGAAGCGCGGTCAGTCCTGCCGAACTCCTTGAAAACAGAAATTGTTATGACTATGAACCTTAGGGAATGGCGGCACTTTTTTCGTCTTCGCACATCTACCTTAGCGCATCCTCAAATGAGGGAGGTTGCTGAACCTTTACTGAAAGAATTTCGCAAGCGAATTCCTATCATCTTTGATGGTCTCTGA
- a CDS encoding restriction endonuclease translates to MARKNRTSPLEDIVLIASKFPWWISVILAVVFFLYFSALPSQNPGKVIVQMFAMFGQFLLAPAFLIGAGISAFNAMKQRKLYDTVKSRADVASLNEMSWGEFETLVAEHFKRNGFEVAREGGSGPDGGIDLVLRKGREKHLVQCKQWKAYKVSVQPVREFYGVMAAAGAAGGYFVTSGTFTVDAKAFVRGLNLELIDGQKLKSMIWAVRNVVPTPSQANVAPPVAQQCPKCGAAMQVRVARKGSNAGQKFWGCSTYPKCNGTQVFAVAGPAPKSADVAVVQPKGEQKRNCPDCGTELVLRTFQSGPKQGQSFYGCLPCKKAWPVM, encoded by the coding sequence ATGGCCCGCAAGAACCGCACCAGTCCCCTGGAAGACATAGTCCTCATCGCCAGCAAGTTCCCCTGGTGGATCTCCGTCATTCTTGCCGTCGTATTCTTCTTATATTTCAGTGCGCTCCCCTCCCAAAATCCCGGCAAAGTCATTGTGCAAATGTTCGCGATGTTCGGACAGTTTCTTCTCGCTCCCGCCTTCCTAATTGGGGCAGGTATCTCAGCGTTCAACGCCATGAAGCAGCGCAAGCTCTACGATACGGTCAAGTCGCGTGCGGATGTCGCCTCGCTGAACGAGATGAGCTGGGGCGAGTTCGAAACCCTGGTCGCCGAGCATTTCAAGCGGAACGGTTTTGAGGTCGCACGCGAGGGTGGTAGCGGGCCCGATGGCGGCATCGATCTCGTTCTACGCAAGGGGAGAGAGAAGCACCTGGTGCAGTGCAAGCAGTGGAAGGCCTACAAGGTCAGCGTCCAGCCGGTGCGAGAATTTTACGGCGTAATGGCCGCAGCAGGAGCTGCCGGCGGATATTTCGTAACCTCCGGCACCTTCACTGTAGACGCAAAGGCCTTCGTGAGAGGCCTTAACCTCGAGCTGATCGACGGTCAGAAACTGAAATCGATGATCTGGGCAGTCCGGAACGTGGTCCCCACGCCTTCCCAGGCGAATGTTGCTCCCCCAGTCGCGCAGCAATGCCCGAAATGTGGAGCGGCGATGCAAGTCCGAGTAGCCCGCAAAGGCTCCAATGCAGGCCAGAAGTTCTGGGGCTGCAGCACCTACCCGAAATGCAACGGCACCCAGGTCTTCGCGGTTGCGGGCCCGGCCCCGAAATCAGCGGATGTAGCGGTGGTCCAGCCAAAAGGAGAGCAGAAAAGGAACTGCCCCGATTGTGGAACCGAACTCGTCCTGAGGACCTTTCAGAGTGGGCCGAAACAGGGGCAGAGCTTTTACGGGTGCTTGCCGTGTAAGAAGGCTTGGCCAGTAATGTAG
- a CDS encoding transposase → MARRQRIHFPGAHYHVILRGNDRQDIFYDEVDRYKFYLLLQEGIERFGHSILSFCLMTNHVHLLCQVSDVPLSRIIQNLAFRYTRWINWRQKRVGHLFQGRYRAILVDADEYLLQLTSYIHLNPIRANLVKDPSAYPWSSHRAYVGKEVLPWLRMEPVLAYFGNNMQRARSAFLDFVNENIQNGHCDVFSHGDIADTRFLGPDDFVDKIHDNIEPEHMRKPAIPEIIEAVERLYGLTGGGLVNADRSFKMAEARSMVAWAVREMSDDTLTDLGHVFGRDVTTLSSSITRLTARSKSDHEIAERMKNLHKILVDFATLQA, encoded by the coding sequence ATGGCTCGCCGGCAGCGGATACATTTTCCTGGTGCTCACTATCACGTCATCCTGCGGGGTAACGACCGGCAGGATATTTTCTACGATGAGGTGGACCGGTACAAGTTCTACCTGCTTCTCCAGGAGGGGATCGAAAGGTTTGGCCATTCGATCCTCTCTTTCTGTCTGATGACCAACCATGTACACCTCCTCTGCCAAGTCTCTGATGTCCCGCTATCAAGGATCATCCAGAACTTGGCTTTTAGGTATACCCGCTGGATAAACTGGCGGCAAAAAAGAGTCGGGCACCTCTTCCAAGGACGGTACAGGGCGATCCTGGTCGACGCCGACGAATACCTCCTTCAGTTGACCTCATATATCCACCTTAATCCAATTCGTGCGAATCTTGTAAAGGACCCTTCAGCTTATCCTTGGAGCAGCCATCGTGCTTATGTTGGCAAGGAAGTCCTGCCCTGGTTGCGGATGGAACCCGTCCTGGCCTACTTCGGCAACAACATGCAACGCGCCAGGTCCGCCTTCCTGGACTTCGTCAACGAGAACATTCAAAACGGGCACTGTGATGTCTTCAGCCACGGAGATATAGCCGATACACGTTTTCTCGGTCCGGATGACTTTGTGGATAAGATCCATGACAACATAGAACCAGAGCATATGAGGAAGCCTGCGATTCCCGAAATAATAGAGGCAGTGGAGCGCCTCTATGGGCTGACGGGCGGGGGGCTGGTTAATGCCGACAGAAGCTTCAAGATGGCAGAAGCACGTTCAATGGTGGCATGGGCGGTACGGGAAATGAGTGATGACACTCTCACAGATCTCGGTCATGTCTTTGGGCGCGACGTCACGACTCTTAGTTCGTCCATCACAAGGCTGACAGCTAGATCAAAGTCCGACCACGAAATTGCTGAACGGATGAAGAATCTTCATAAAATCCTTGTCGACTTTGCAACTTTGCAAGCCTGA
- a CDS encoding DUF3108 domain-containing protein yields MKNFLLKTVLLLAALIHPAHAFPPPERLVYDATWNGISAGSAIIELTRQESGFKAVNTIRSAGLVSTIFRIDDRIESVMSADGRPHIYRASINEGRHHTLNEVVFDFKGLQAETADLARNTRKKEAITADTHDDLSSLYFLRSRPLAPGTSILFDIYDGKRLWNAEARVTKRQQLTTRQGTVITVVVVSTLKANGVLSKVGGTTFWFSDDTRHIPLKMKTKLKVGEMVLTLK; encoded by the coding sequence ATGAAAAATTTCCTCCTCAAAACCGTGCTGCTCCTTGCCGCGCTCATCCACCCGGCGCACGCCTTTCCGCCCCCTGAGCGGCTCGTCTACGACGCGACATGGAACGGCATCAGCGCAGGGAGCGCCATCATAGAGCTCACCCGGCAGGAAAGCGGGTTCAAGGCCGTGAACACGATCCGCTCCGCGGGCCTCGTCTCCACTATTTTCCGCATCGACGACCGGATCGAGTCCGTCATGTCCGCGGACGGCCGCCCGCATATCTACCGCGCTTCGATCAACGAGGGAAGACACCACACCCTGAATGAAGTCGTTTTCGACTTCAAGGGGCTGCAGGCCGAAACAGCGGACCTGGCCAGGAACACCCGAAAGAAAGAAGCCATCACAGCCGACACCCATGACGACCTTTCTTCCCTCTATTTCCTCCGCTCCCGCCCCCTTGCTCCCGGGACAAGTATCCTCTTCGACATCTACGATGGAAAACGGCTCTGGAACGCCGAGGCACGCGTGACGAAGCGGCAACAACTGACAACGCGGCAGGGGACGGTCATCACCGTGGTGGTCGTCTCAACGCTCAAGGCGAATGGCGTCCTCTCGAAGGTCGGCGGAACCACCTTCTGGTTTTCCGACGACACCCGCCATATCCCGTTGAAGATGAAGACGAAGCTGAAGGTCGGAGAGATGGTTCTCACCCTCAAATAG
- a CDS encoding LytR/AlgR family response regulator transcription factor produces MSLEQYLSEQGNSMEIGLVLLSEDWQVLGMNEHALRVAGPDMAPVGQNLFQMHPPKSREKVRGVLNELSGLQESKSRSMVIDFLGKVLMISLSRLMVPGSDMAWAVSFMDLSEQTGARTNPTSGHLELKKMPIYENGAFHFLSADQVHLIEADGNYCRIHTPRKKFYLLMSLKAVLERFPTADFLKVHKSFVVNLRHVKAIGPAGESRMMVSFHDPAIPAVPVSRRLVPAVKKALSSATTVRPSD; encoded by the coding sequence ATGTCACTGGAACAGTACCTTAGCGAGCAAGGCAACAGCATGGAGATCGGGCTGGTGCTCCTGTCGGAGGATTGGCAGGTGCTCGGCATGAACGAACATGCCTTGCGCGTGGCTGGTCCGGACATGGCACCGGTGGGCCAGAACCTGTTTCAGATGCATCCTCCGAAGAGCCGGGAGAAGGTCCGCGGCGTCCTGAACGAGTTGTCAGGGCTGCAGGAGTCAAAGTCGAGATCGATGGTGATCGATTTCCTCGGCAAGGTACTGATGATCAGCCTGTCGCGCCTCATGGTGCCGGGGAGCGACATGGCCTGGGCGGTCTCCTTCATGGACCTCTCGGAACAGACCGGCGCCCGCACCAACCCGACAAGCGGCCACCTCGAACTGAAAAAGATGCCGATCTACGAAAACGGCGCCTTCCATTTCCTCTCGGCGGACCAAGTACACCTGATCGAGGCCGACGGCAATTACTGCCGCATCCACACCCCTCGCAAGAAGTTTTACCTCCTGATGAGCCTCAAGGCGGTCCTTGAGCGCTTTCCGACCGCCGACTTCCTGAAGGTACACAAGAGTTTCGTGGTTAACCTAAGACACGTGAAAGCGATCGGGCCTGCCGGGGAGAGCCGCATGATGGTCTCCTTCCACGACCCGGCCATCCCCGCCGTTCCAGTTTCCCGCCGCCTGGTGCCCGCGGTGAAGAAGGCGCTCTCGTCCGCGACCACCGTTCGTCCCTCTGATTGA
- a CDS encoding HigA family addiction module antitoxin: MFKNDGDKREIPPTHPGAMLREDFLPDYGLTAGALAGTLGVSRQTINELLRERRAVSPGMALRLSRFFGNSPEFWLNAQRAVDLWQAEKDLAKELAAIRSVQAA; the protein is encoded by the coding sequence ATGTTTAAAAACGATGGAGACAAAAGAGAAATACCGCCGACACATCCGGGAGCAATGCTGCGGGAAGACTTCTTGCCGGATTACGGTTTGACGGCTGGAGCGCTCGCGGGGACCTTGGGAGTATCCCGACAAACAATCAACGAGTTGTTGCGGGAGCGCAGGGCGGTAAGCCCTGGCATGGCGCTTCGGCTTTCCCGGTTTTTCGGGAACAGCCCTGAATTCTGGTTGAACGCCCAGCGGGCCGTAGACCTGTGGCAGGCGGAAAAGGATCTGGCAAAAGAACTTGCTGCGATCCGGTCGGTTCAAGCTGCGTAG
- a CDS encoding chalcone isomerase family protein — translation MRVILALILAVLVAGTAPAKEIAGVKVDPQVTVNAETLTLNGSGIRKKFFVKVYVGSLYSARRLTSGSEALSDTGDKLIRMAFVYPKVEKEKIVEAFQEGFVNNSPELADAAEVKKFLSFFTGDFKRGDEVDIFLGGDGTVTAKHNGKPLGTLVSRPLATAILAIYLGEKPADANLKKGMLGK, via the coding sequence ATGAGAGTGATACTTGCGTTGATCTTGGCGGTGCTTGTTGCAGGCACCGCTCCGGCGAAGGAAATTGCAGGCGTGAAGGTCGATCCACAAGTGACGGTGAATGCCGAAACGCTAACCTTGAACGGCAGCGGCATCAGGAAGAAATTCTTCGTCAAAGTCTACGTCGGCTCCCTGTATTCCGCGCGACGCCTGACGAGCGGTTCTGAAGCGCTCAGTGACACGGGTGACAAGTTGATCAGGATGGCTTTCGTGTACCCGAAGGTGGAGAAGGAGAAGATCGTCGAGGCGTTCCAGGAGGGTTTTGTGAACAACTCGCCGGAGCTTGCCGATGCTGCGGAAGTGAAGAAATTCCTCTCCTTTTTTACGGGAGACTTCAAGCGCGGTGACGAGGTCGACATCTTCCTTGGGGGCGACGGGACGGTGACGGCCAAGCACAACGGCAAGCCTCTCGGGACCCTGGTCTCCCGCCCCCTTGCCACCGCCATCTTAGCCATCTACCTCGGAGAAAAACCAGCCGACGCGAACCTGAAGAAGGGGATGCTCGGCAAGTAA
- a CDS encoding N-acetylmuramidase family protein: MIKAFAEVESGGKSGFGSDGLPVIAYEGHIFRRLTKRLHDRHMRLSYVYLEKAGAQWKLNNRSHSVSWQTLRAAMELDANAALQSCSWGKFQIMGFNHKACGFENVLDFVMAMKTGEREQLMGFVKFCKSRSDLISAIMAKDFKKIACLYNGVNYGDCDKRMERSYKKHCNAASSSPKA; encoded by the coding sequence GTGATCAAGGCTTTCGCAGAAGTTGAGTCTGGTGGGAAAAGCGGCTTTGGTTCCGATGGTCTACCCGTCATTGCATATGAAGGGCATATATTTCGACGACTCACAAAAAGATTGCATGATCGACATATGCGCCTCTCATACGTGTACTTGGAAAAAGCGGGAGCGCAATGGAAGCTAAACAATCGCTCTCATTCTGTGTCATGGCAAACCCTACGTGCAGCGATGGAACTGGATGCCAATGCCGCACTCCAGTCCTGCTCCTGGGGAAAGTTTCAGATTATGGGGTTTAACCACAAAGCTTGCGGGTTTGAAAACGTACTTGATTTTGTGATGGCAATGAAGACTGGAGAGCGGGAACAATTAATGGGGTTTGTGAAGTTTTGTAAGTCGCGATCAGACTTGATTTCGGCAATAATGGCCAAAGATTTTAAGAAAATTGCCTGCTTGTACAACGGAGTTAATTATGGAGATTGTGACAAACGTATGGAGCGTAGTTACAAAAAACATTGTAATGCGGCATCAAGCTCTCCTAAAGCTTAA
- a CDS encoding YkgJ family cysteine cluster protein, with protein sequence MLFARHHKDKRHGLLLDHPLDDPSCCRECAALCCRSFPNVDLTWEEYLRLEELGATRLHFSLHGPHKLIIENGCEFLDGNRCGIYEARPAICRRFFCRPAPD encoded by the coding sequence ATGCTCTTTGCCAGACACCATAAGGATAAGCGCCACGGCCTGTTGCTGGACCACCCCCTGGACGATCCTTCCTGCTGCAGGGAGTGCGCGGCCCTTTGCTGCCGATCCTTCCCGAACGTCGATCTCACCTGGGAAGAATACCTGCGCCTCGAGGAGCTTGGCGCCACCCGTCTGCATTTTTCCCTGCATGGCCCCCACAAGCTGATCATCGAAAACGGCTGCGAATTCTTGGACGGCAACCGGTGCGGCATCTACGAAGCACGCCCGGCGATCTGCCGTCGCTTCTTCTGCAGGCCAGCCCCCGACTGA
- a CDS encoding type II toxin-antitoxin system RelE/ParE family toxin: protein MIKTFADKETKQVFLTGKSKRLPPDLLGRAIRRLEYIDLASVLDDLKVPPSNRLHALHGNRFGQYAISINDQWRICFSWDNGDAYDVEITDYH from the coding sequence GTGATAAAGACTTTCGCCGACAAAGAGACGAAGCAAGTCTTCCTTACCGGGAAGTCGAAGCGATTGCCCCCGGATCTACTAGGAAGAGCGATACGCCGTTTGGAGTATATTGACCTCGCATCTGTCCTGGACGACCTGAAGGTTCCTCCCAGCAACAGGCTGCATGCCTTGCACGGCAACCGCTTCGGGCAGTATGCCATCTCAATCAATGACCAGTGGCGGATCTGCTTTAGTTGGGACAACGGTGATGCATACGACGTGGAGATAACCGATTACCATTGA
- a CDS encoding VOC family protein — protein MKKPAKNTICLWFDGDAEEAARFYAGIFPDSSVDAVHLAPGDYPSGKKGDVLTVEFTVMGIPCLGLNGGPEVKHNEAFSFQVATTDQAETDRYWNAIVGNGGQEIVCGWCRDKYGISWQITPVALTEAITDPDPAAAKRAFDAMMQMVKIDIAAIEAARRG, from the coding sequence ATGAAAAAGCCTGCAAAGAACACGATCTGCCTTTGGTTCGATGGCGACGCGGAAGAGGCGGCGCGCTTTTACGCGGGGATCTTCCCCGATTCATCGGTTGACGCGGTGCACCTCGCGCCGGGGGATTACCCGTCCGGGAAAAAAGGCGATGTATTGACGGTCGAGTTTACCGTCATGGGGATTCCTTGCCTCGGGCTCAACGGGGGACCTGAGGTCAAGCACAACGAGGCATTCTCGTTCCAGGTCGCTACTACGGACCAGGCGGAGACCGACCGGTACTGGAACGCAATCGTCGGCAACGGGGGGCAAGAGATCGTCTGCGGTTGGTGCAGAGATAAGTATGGCATCTCGTGGCAAATCACACCGGTCGCGTTGACTGAGGCGATAACAGACCCAGATCCCGCCGCGGCGAAGCGCGCGTTCGATGCCATGATGCAGATGGTGAAGATCGACATCGCCGCCATCGAGGCTGCACGTCGAGGCTGA
- a CDS encoding transposase, producing the protein MLQHVMVRGIEKSDIFLDDKDRYSFLDRLSMLLVKTGTSCFAWALMTNHFHLLLRPEKSKLSSFMRRLLTGYAVTFNQRHNRVGHLFQNRYKSIVCQEEPYLLELVSYIHLNPVRARLVQGVDALDSYRWSGHAVLMGNHTLPGQVTDEVLCRFGGSLSEARRNYRLFVMEAAAKGHREEFVGGGMLRSCDFLHAQPGAEAFDERILGGGEFVEDVWRVEQDAHIEDIPSLESVVSDVAARYGISPEILCTSTKERTVSAARAVACFLALRVLGYSGATISDLLKISRAGVTVAAKRGETLVKDGAAKDLVSNVKILTTSP; encoded by the coding sequence TTGCTGCAGCACGTGATGGTCCGTGGCATCGAGAAGTCCGACATCTTCCTCGATGACAAAGACCGTTACTCTTTCCTCGATCGCCTATCAATGCTGCTGGTGAAGACCGGTACCTCGTGCTTCGCCTGGGCGCTGATGACCAACCACTTCCATCTTCTGTTGAGACCGGAAAAGTCCAAATTATCCTCCTTCATGCGCCGCCTACTCACCGGGTACGCGGTGACATTCAATCAAAGGCACAACCGTGTCGGCCATCTCTTTCAAAATCGTTACAAGTCCATTGTTTGCCAGGAAGAGCCTTACCTTCTGGAGCTGGTGAGCTACATTCACCTGAATCCTGTCAGGGCGCGCCTTGTCCAGGGCGTGGACGCATTGGACAGCTATCGCTGGAGCGGGCACGCGGTACTAATGGGGAACCACACCCTCCCGGGTCAGGTCACGGACGAGGTGCTGTGCAGATTTGGCGGCAGTTTGTCGGAAGCAAGACGGAATTATCGGTTGTTTGTCATGGAGGCTGCAGCAAAAGGTCATCGTGAGGAGTTCGTTGGAGGCGGCATGCTCAGAAGTTGTGACTTCCTTCATGCGCAGCCTGGTGCAGAGGCGTTCGATGAGCGGATCCTCGGTGGGGGCGAGTTTGTAGAAGACGTATGGCGGGTGGAACAAGATGCACACATAGAGGATATACCGTCCTTGGAATCAGTGGTCAGTGACGTTGCTGCAAGATACGGGATCAGCCCCGAAATACTATGTACATCCACCAAGGAGCGAACTGTATCAGCGGCCCGCGCAGTAGCCTGTTTCCTTGCACTGCGTGTCTTGGGATACAGCGGGGCGACCATTTCGGACTTGCTTAAGATATCTCGTGCAGGGGTAACGGTGGCTGCAAAGAGGGGAGAGACCTTGGTGAAGGACGGTGCAGCTAAAGATCTTGTCTCAAATGTAAAAATATTAACAACGTCCCCCTAG
- a CDS encoding HD domain-containing protein translates to MTKIIEENFSCISMLKSEESYFQNWLTVKNIYVEILDRGSLRQKDAYTPHDYRNHCVNIYNIISNIILKENFSGLNTEELFILDVAVLLHDVYMALDPEKRGTHSADARDFVKREQRDHRLPFDREQAICIGDVIFGHSDLKTENGITTCKTIEALPKKEDFYVGMSGKPINVRVLSSILRLADELDINSRRIKGYKPDDYNINESSRPHWRKCEIFMFPKICPTDRSVIHLKPDHELIKEDGNEEADVKLLLEVEQKINTELIYLNKNVFFTDCGLQGWSFHKVEISTVDDLSDRIDRERQKKKNDKIAEGVIDPLSSEVPVPKAIKREIIIDNVALENEITGWVDTNKLLLSGHFIIEDGICARDWIDTQSLLEDPEYLRKIAKGFCDKLPDGCHVVGIGQQGSALASAMALFKRVPFSYLIPDKFKKFQVDPDKAISFIDVSKLVLVTDVVVTGATISKAVDEICRKLKLPSDRVAAVFSVFVREPIVDRTEGFRADIFTKLFALNKSIPIELCQKPSCHRCIFKERGLKLYSNEPIEL, encoded by the coding sequence ATGACTAAAATCATTGAAGAAAATTTTTCGTGCATTAGCATGCTTAAAAGCGAAGAATCTTATTTCCAAAACTGGCTTACTGTAAAAAATATTTACGTAGAGATCCTCGACCGTGGTAGTCTTAGACAAAAAGATGCTTACACTCCTCATGATTATAGAAATCATTGTGTTAATATTTATAACATTATCAGTAATATAATTTTAAAAGAAAACTTTTCAGGGCTCAACACGGAAGAACTTTTTATTTTGGATGTTGCCGTCCTACTTCATGACGTGTACATGGCGCTAGACCCAGAAAAACGGGGGACACACAGCGCCGATGCAAGAGACTTTGTAAAGCGAGAACAACGAGATCACCGTTTGCCGTTTGACCGAGAGCAAGCTATATGTATTGGAGATGTTATTTTCGGGCACTCCGATCTTAAAACAGAGAACGGAATTACTACATGCAAAACTATAGAGGCCCTTCCTAAAAAGGAAGACTTTTACGTTGGGATGTCAGGAAAACCTATAAATGTTCGGGTACTATCTTCTATTTTAAGGTTGGCTGATGAGTTGGATATTAATAGTAGAAGAATAAAGGGGTATAAGCCAGATGACTATAATATAAATGAATCCTCGCGCCCGCACTGGAGAAAATGCGAAATTTTCATGTTTCCAAAAATCTGTCCTACAGATAGAAGTGTTATCCATTTGAAGCCAGATCATGAGCTTATCAAAGAGGATGGTAATGAGGAGGCAGATGTAAAGCTTCTGCTTGAAGTAGAGCAAAAAATCAATACAGAACTTATTTACCTTAACAAAAATGTATTTTTCACTGATTGTGGCTTGCAAGGTTGGAGTTTTCATAAGGTCGAGATTTCTACGGTCGATGATCTTAGCGACAGGATAGATAGAGAGCGTCAAAAAAAAAAAAATGATAAAATAGCAGAGGGGGTTATAGACCCTCTGTCATCGGAAGTTCCTGTTCCCAAAGCTATAAAAAGAGAAATAATTATAGATAATGTGGCGCTTGAGAACGAAATAACTGGGTGGGTTGATACAAATAAACTGCTTCTATCTGGTCATTTCATCATAGAAGATGGTATTTGTGCCAGAGATTGGATAGATACTCAATCTCTTCTTGAAGACCCAGAATACCTAAGAAAAATAGCAAAAGGTTTTTGTGACAAGTTGCCCGATGGTTGTCATGTCGTTGGTATAGGTCAACAGGGAAGCGCCCTCGCTTCGGCCATGGCTCTTTTCAAGAGAGTTCCTTTTTCGTATCTCATTCCAGACAAATTTAAGAAATTTCAGGTTGACCCAGATAAGGCTATCAGTTTTATAGATGTATCAAAATTAGTTTTGGTAACCGATGTAGTAGTCACAGGGGCAACAATATCTAAAGCTGTTGATGAGATTTGCCGTAAGCTTAAGCTACCTTCCGATAGAGTTGCTGCTGTTTTCTCAGTTTTTGTTCGAGAACCTATTGTTGACAGAACTGAAGGATTCCGTGCCGATATTTTTACTAAGCTCTTTGCTTTAAATAAATCGATCCCCATTGAACTATGCCAAAAGCCTAGTTGCCATCGATGCATTTTTAAAGAGCGTGGTTTAAAGTTGTACAGTAATGAACCTATAGAGCTATAA
- a CDS encoding rhodanese-like domain-containing protein, with translation MRFSNCRLITRLAVLLVCLAVPAWAGAGGAQSKEKSAQAAGTARLSEEILKRSTVFFAAPPFMPAENVYEDVVKDHEQGYFIVSLQSRVEFAKGHVPGAVNIPFEEITEQKSLAMLPRDKKIVLTCDDGHRSMMASLYFNQLGYSATTMPMGLSHWNRAQSAAPYTASAGYPASKEQTEAAPDKKIPLVPGKGAGGDGLITERTKAVLASGKSLFMDRSELYREEAKDGGKGVFVVSIQRPEDYAMGHVPGAANIPYSQIATMESLSKLPTDRKIVVVCYIGHIGAAVTLMLNQLGYDAYDLRFGTMGWNDATEGLGKMKGFLLSLGQDNKYPVEGGKTK, from the coding sequence ATGAGGTTCAGTAACTGCAGATTGATCACCCGTTTGGCGGTCCTGCTGGTCTGTCTTGCCGTCCCGGCATGGGCCGGTGCGGGCGGGGCGCAGAGCAAGGAAAAGTCCGCGCAGGCCGCGGGAACGGCCCGGTTGTCGGAGGAGATCCTGAAGAGGAGCACGGTTTTCTTTGCGGCTCCGCCGTTCATGCCGGCCGAGAACGTGTACGAGGATGTCGTGAAAGACCACGAGCAGGGGTATTTCATCGTGAGCCTGCAGTCCCGCGTCGAGTTCGCCAAGGGGCACGTGCCGGGTGCGGTGAACATCCCGTTCGAGGAAATCACGGAGCAGAAATCCCTGGCGATGTTGCCGCGCGACAAAAAAATCGTGTTGACCTGCGACGACGGGCACCGCTCCATGATGGCGTCGCTTTACTTCAACCAGCTGGGGTACAGCGCGACCACCATGCCGATGGGGCTCAGCCACTGGAACCGCGCCCAATCGGCGGCACCTTACACGGCCTCGGCGGGTTATCCGGCTAGCAAGGAGCAGACGGAAGCCGCACCCGACAAGAAGATCCCATTGGTTCCCGGCAAGGGTGCCGGGGGGGACGGGCTCATCACCGAGCGGACGAAAGCGGTGCTCGCCTCCGGCAAGTCTTTGTTCATGGACCGCTCCGAGCTTTATCGGGAGGAGGCTAAAGACGGGGGGAAGGGGGTGTTCGTCGTCAGCATCCAGCGCCCGGAGGACTACGCCATGGGGCACGTTCCCGGCGCGGCCAACATCCCGTACTCCCAGATCGCAACGATGGAGAGCCTCAGCAAGCTGCCGACGGACCGAAAGATCGTCGTGGTCTGCTACATAGGCCACATCGGGGCGGCGGTCACCCTCATGCTGAACCAACTGGGGTATGATGCCTACGATCTGCGCTTTGGTACCATGGGGTGGAACGACGCGACGGAGGGGCTTGGCAAGATGAAGGGATTTCTGCTGAGTCTCGGGCAGGACAACAAGTACCCCGTTGAGGGGGGTAAGACGAAGTAA